One region of Motacilla alba alba isolate MOTALB_02 chromosome 24, Motacilla_alba_V1.0_pri, whole genome shotgun sequence genomic DNA includes:
- the SDHD gene encoding succinate dehydrogenase [ubiquinone] cytochrome b small subunit, mitochondrial produces MALALLRPRGASLALLGSALLRRPAALGAAAARCAPARDSHGPPRQGHGGSKAASLHWTGERAVSVLLLGLLPAAYLCPGPAVDYSLAAALTLHGHWGLGQVITDYVHGDVPIKVANTGLYVLSALTFAGLCHFNYHDVGICKAVAMLWSL; encoded by the exons ATGGCGCTGGCGCTGCTGCGGCCCCGCGGGGCCAGCCTGG CCCTGCTCGGCTCGGCCCTGctccgccgccccgccgcgctcggtgccgccgccgcccgctgCGCTCCGGCCCGCGACAGCCACGGCCCGCCCCGCCAGGGACACG GCGGTTCCAAGGCTGCGTCTCTGCACTGGACCGGGGAGCGAGCGgtcagtgtgctgctgctggggctgctccccgcCGCCTACCTGTGCCCCGGACCCGCCGTGGACTATTCCCTGGCCGCTGCCCTCACCCTGCACGGCCACTG GGGTCTGGGCCAGGTAATCACTGATTATGTGCACGGAGATGTCCCCATTAAAGTGGCCAACACGGGGCTGTACGTCCTGTCTGCCCTGACCTTCGCTGGCCTCTGCCACTTCAACTACCATGACGTGGGCATCTGCAAGGCCGTGGCCATGCTCTGGAGCCTCTga